One stretch of Fictibacillus sp. b24 DNA includes these proteins:
- the pnpS gene encoding two-component system histidine kinase PnpS, translated as MHDFKNRVLTFFLLGILLVFILLALIMGNIVHHSVKEKRMEFYTGELSLIEEVLKTEERKLIITNILRTASKSLKGEIYVLDSDWNVKYTSDGDSPRNMAPYYPGDTKQSNQSLVQKNENGKLYYTLKKKDESGYIQFAIPEGSAESDERSIWIMMSVGFLVCFIIILYVSIKVIHKIVRPVEEATQTAKELAKGNFKARTYEYFGEDIGELNFSLNVLARNLEKMTKSQESQHDRLITLIENMGSGLILIDANGYINLVNKAFKELFKEHADYWTGHLFYEVFPHASIKDIVKETYLTEKNVRKNTVIPIHIERKHFDVYSAPVLNAKGKLKGIVLVFHDITELKKLEQVRKDFVANVSHELKTPITSLKGFAETLLDGAGENAEFRNKFLTIILNESDRLQALIQDLLDLSKSEQSFQIEVQQTNLESLVNETVEILLPKAEKKEISLSVEVIGNTMMDGDPPRLKQIIINLVSNSLTYTPVGGSVSVIVEELEEHVKLVVKDTGIGIKESEIPRIFERFYRVDKARSRNSGGTGLGLAIVKHLVEAHHGTIYVQSKPGEGSLFTILFPKKIES; from the coding sequence ATGCATGACTTTAAAAACCGGGTACTTACGTTTTTTTTACTCGGTATTTTACTTGTTTTTATTCTTTTAGCGCTAATTATGGGAAACATCGTTCATCACAGTGTTAAAGAGAAACGAATGGAATTCTATACGGGAGAATTAAGCCTGATTGAAGAAGTCCTAAAGACAGAGGAACGAAAATTAATCATAACCAACATATTGAGAACAGCCTCTAAATCCTTAAAGGGTGAAATCTATGTACTGGATTCGGACTGGAATGTAAAGTATACATCTGACGGGGACAGTCCAAGAAACATGGCACCCTATTATCCAGGTGATACAAAACAATCGAATCAGAGTCTCGTGCAAAAGAACGAGAATGGCAAATTGTATTATACATTAAAAAAGAAAGATGAATCAGGGTATATACAATTTGCCATTCCAGAAGGTTCTGCGGAATCAGATGAGAGATCAATATGGATCATGATGTCAGTCGGTTTTTTAGTATGTTTTATTATCATTCTTTACGTATCTATTAAAGTGATTCATAAGATTGTTCGGCCTGTTGAAGAGGCGACCCAAACCGCTAAAGAACTTGCAAAAGGGAACTTTAAAGCAAGAACATATGAGTACTTTGGGGAGGATATTGGAGAGTTAAACTTTTCATTGAACGTATTGGCTAGAAATCTAGAAAAAATGACAAAATCACAGGAATCACAGCATGACCGCTTAATAACACTAATAGAAAATATGGGCAGCGGACTAATTTTAATTGATGCAAACGGCTATATCAATTTAGTGAATAAAGCATTTAAAGAACTATTCAAGGAGCATGCTGATTATTGGACGGGCCATCTGTTTTACGAAGTATTTCCACATGCTTCTATTAAAGATATCGTTAAAGAAACGTATCTAACTGAAAAAAATGTAAGGAAAAACACAGTCATTCCGATTCATATTGAAAGAAAGCATTTTGATGTATATAGCGCACCCGTATTAAATGCTAAAGGCAAATTGAAAGGAATAGTACTCGTTTTTCACGATATAACGGAGTTAAAAAAACTAGAGCAGGTAAGAAAAGATTTCGTAGCCAATGTGTCTCATGAACTCAAAACACCAATTACCTCTTTAAAAGGGTTTGCTGAAACACTTTTAGATGGTGCTGGAGAAAATGCAGAGTTCCGAAATAAGTTCTTAACTATAATTTTGAATGAAAGTGACAGACTGCAAGCGCTGATACAAGACTTACTTGATTTATCAAAAAGTGAGCAAAGCTTTCAGATAGAAGTACAACAGACTAATTTAGAATCATTAGTTAACGAAACGGTAGAGATTTTACTTCCAAAGGCTGAAAAAAAAGAGATTTCACTTTCAGTCGAGGTTATAGGCAATACAATGATGGATGGAGATCCTCCGCGGCTGAAACAGATTATCATCAACCTTGTATCAAACAGCTTAACGTATACGCCTGTCGGTGGCAGTGTATCTGTAATTGTCGAAGAACTTGAAGAGCATGTTAAGCTAGTCGTTAAAGATACAGGAATCGGTATTAAAGAAAGTGAGATTCCTCGCATTTTCGAGCGATTCTATCGTGTAGATAAAGCACGAAGCAGGAATTCAGGTGGAACTGGACTGGGGCTTGCTATTGTTAAACATCTTGTAGAAGCTCATCATGGGACCATCTACGTTCAAAGTAAGCCTGGTGAAGGGTCACTTTTCACAATATTATTTCCAAAAAAGATAGAGTCTTAA
- a CDS encoding glyceraldehyde-3-phosphate dehydrogenase encodes MKAKIAINGLGRIGRMVFRKMMENDEFEVVAVNASYPAETLAHMVKYDSIHGTYPGDVIAGEDALFVNGKKVLLVNSRDPRELPWGTLGIDIVIEATGKFVSKESAGLHIEAGAKKVIITAPGKNEDITIVMGVNDSDYISAEHHIISNASCTTNCLAPVIKVLDDQFGVQSGMMTTVHAYTNDQKNIDNPHKDLRRARACGTSIIPTSTGAAKAISKVLPHLEGKLNGMALRVPTPNVSLVDVVVELKTPVSKDQVNHAFQSAAEGSMQGILGYSDLPLVSIDYNGNENSSIVDGLSTMVMDGNKVKVLAWYDNEWGYSCRVVDLAKHVSLALNTPVQEKNVSVS; translated from the coding sequence ATGAAAGCAAAAATTGCAATTAATGGCTTGGGGAGAATCGGAAGAATGGTCTTCCGTAAAATGATGGAGAACGATGAATTCGAGGTTGTAGCTGTTAATGCCAGCTATCCAGCAGAAACACTTGCTCACATGGTTAAATATGATTCTATACACGGAACATATCCTGGAGACGTTATCGCTGGAGAAGATGCCCTTTTTGTTAACGGAAAAAAAGTTCTTTTAGTAAATTCCCGTGATCCTCGCGAACTTCCTTGGGGAACATTAGGTATTGATATTGTTATAGAAGCTACAGGCAAATTCGTTTCAAAAGAATCGGCAGGTCTTCATATTGAAGCGGGTGCAAAGAAAGTAATCATTACAGCGCCAGGGAAAAATGAAGATATTACAATTGTTATGGGTGTAAATGACAGCGATTACATTTCAGCTGAACATCATATTATTTCAAATGCATCTTGTACAACAAATTGTTTAGCACCAGTAATCAAAGTGCTAGATGATCAGTTTGGTGTTCAATCTGGCATGATGACAACGGTTCATGCCTATACAAATGACCAAAAGAATATCGATAATCCACATAAAGATTTAAGACGTGCACGTGCATGCGGAACATCTATCATTCCAACATCAACAGGTGCAGCCAAAGCGATCTCAAAAGTTCTTCCGCATTTAGAAGGAAAGCTAAATGGAATGGCCCTTCGCGTTCCAACTCCAAATGTTTCTTTGGTAGATGTTGTTGTGGAACTTAAGACGCCAGTATCAAAAGATCAAGTAAATCATGCGTTTCAATCAGCTGCTGAAGGATCCATGCAAGGTATCCTCGGGTATAGCGATCTTCCTTTAGTTTCAATCGATTATAACGGAAATGAAAACTCTTCGATCGTAGACGGATTATCGACTATGGTGATGGACGGGAATAAGGTTAAAGTTCTTGCTTGGTATGATAATGAGTGGGGTTATTCTTGCCGAGTTGTAGATCTTGCAAAGCATGTTAGCCTTGCATTGAATACGCCTGTTCAAGAGAAGAATGTATCGGTTTCGTAA
- the polA gene encoding DNA polymerase I has translation MGKTNKLVLIDGNSIAYRAFFALPLLNNDKGVYTNAVYGFTQMLLKILEDEKPTHILVAFDAGKTTFRHKTFGEYKGGRQKTPPELSEQFPFIRQLLDAFEIKRYELENYEADDIIGTLASHAADGEWDVKVFTGDKDLLQLVTEDVEVVLTRKGISEVEAYTVEQVNERYGITPDQIIDMKGLMGDPSDNIPGVPGVGEKTAIKLIKQYGTIEKVLNSIDEISGAKLKERLTENKEQALMSKELATITKEAPVKIGLEDTNYEGYDNSSVFPLFKELGFNSLLERLGGEEEVLQDAEKEELSFQTVTKIEPDMLRSPSALVVETLTEDYHKAKIHGFALSNESGTFYISSTLAEESTEFKDWLQDDKQKKVMFDAKRAHVALHGQGITLNGIEFDIQLASYLLNPAESLDEVADVAKQYGKSNVDVNEAVYGKGAKKKLPEEEGVLAEHLCRKANTIFQLSEILDGKLKENEQSDLFYHLEMPLALVLAKMEEFGVKVKADTLQKMGAELDLQLTSLEKEIHELAGVSFNINSPKQLGEILFEKLNLPPVKKTKTGYSTSVDVLEKLEGKHEIIHKILIYRQLGKLRSTYIEGLLKVVKEDTGKIHTRFNQVLAQTGRLSSIDPNLQNIPIRLEAGRKIRHAFVASEPGWKILAADYSQIELRVLAHISQDENLMEAFKKEMDVHTKTAMDVFHVGEDEVTSEMRRHAKAVNFGIVYGISDYGLSQSLGITRKEAGEFIASYLESFPGVQQYMKDSVTEAKQSGYVSTLLHRRRYLPEINSRNFNLRSFAERTAMNTPIQGTAADIIKKAMVDMDQRLSKEKLEAKMLLTVHDELIFEVPENELQKLEQIVCEVMEQAVELDVPLKVDVNWGDSWFEAK, from the coding sequence TTGGGAAAAACAAATAAATTAGTGCTGATTGACGGAAATAGTATTGCTTATCGAGCTTTTTTTGCTCTGCCCCTTTTAAACAACGACAAAGGCGTTTATACAAACGCTGTTTATGGGTTTACGCAAATGCTATTAAAGATTTTAGAAGATGAAAAGCCAACTCATATCCTTGTTGCTTTTGATGCTGGGAAAACGACTTTCCGCCATAAGACGTTTGGTGAATACAAAGGCGGCCGTCAAAAAACGCCACCTGAACTATCTGAACAGTTTCCTTTTATCAGACAGCTATTAGATGCTTTTGAAATTAAACGTTATGAACTTGAGAATTATGAAGCCGATGACATCATCGGAACACTTGCTTCGCATGCGGCAGATGGTGAATGGGATGTCAAAGTTTTTACTGGCGATAAAGACTTGCTTCAGCTCGTTACCGAGGATGTTGAAGTTGTTTTAACGAGAAAAGGAATATCAGAGGTAGAAGCATATACAGTCGAACAAGTAAATGAACGATATGGTATCACGCCAGATCAGATCATTGATATGAAAGGTCTGATGGGAGACCCGTCAGACAACATTCCAGGCGTTCCTGGAGTTGGAGAAAAGACTGCGATCAAGCTTATCAAACAATACGGAACGATTGAAAAAGTATTGAATTCGATTGATGAGATCTCAGGAGCTAAGCTGAAAGAACGTTTAACAGAAAATAAGGAACAAGCTTTAATGAGTAAAGAGCTTGCTACTATCACAAAGGAAGCCCCTGTTAAGATTGGTTTAGAAGATACAAACTACGAAGGCTATGATAATTCTTCTGTTTTTCCTCTATTTAAAGAGCTAGGTTTCAACTCGCTGCTAGAACGATTAGGTGGTGAAGAAGAAGTCCTTCAAGATGCAGAAAAAGAAGAGCTTAGCTTTCAGACTGTTACGAAAATAGAGCCTGACATGCTAAGAAGTCCTTCTGCCCTTGTTGTGGAAACTCTTACAGAAGATTATCATAAAGCGAAAATTCATGGGTTTGCGCTCAGCAATGAAAGTGGAACGTTTTATATCTCTTCCACTCTTGCAGAAGAATCTACTGAATTTAAGGATTGGCTGCAAGATGACAAACAAAAAAAGGTCATGTTTGATGCCAAAAGAGCTCATGTAGCATTACACGGTCAAGGAATAACGTTGAATGGAATTGAATTTGATATCCAACTTGCTTCATACCTGCTAAATCCTGCTGAATCTTTAGATGAGGTGGCTGATGTTGCAAAGCAATATGGGAAATCCAATGTAGATGTGAATGAAGCTGTATACGGAAAAGGTGCTAAGAAAAAGCTGCCGGAAGAAGAAGGGGTTTTAGCTGAACACCTATGCAGAAAAGCAAATACCATCTTTCAATTGAGTGAAATACTAGATGGAAAGTTAAAAGAGAACGAACAGAGTGATTTATTCTATCATCTAGAGATGCCGCTAGCTCTAGTACTAGCTAAAATGGAAGAGTTCGGAGTAAAGGTTAAGGCAGATACACTGCAAAAGATGGGCGCTGAATTAGATCTGCAGTTAACTTCATTAGAAAAAGAAATTCACGAGCTTGCAGGTGTTTCATTTAATATCAACTCACCAAAACAGCTCGGTGAAATCTTGTTTGAGAAATTAAATCTTCCTCCTGTAAAAAAGACCAAAACGGGTTACTCTACTTCAGTAGATGTTTTGGAGAAATTAGAAGGAAAGCATGAGATCATTCATAAGATTCTTATCTATCGTCAGCTGGGTAAGTTAAGATCAACTTACATCGAAGGTCTTTTAAAAGTTGTGAAAGAAGATACAGGGAAAATTCATACTCGCTTTAACCAGGTGCTTGCTCAGACAGGAAGACTCAGTTCGATCGATCCGAACCTGCAAAATATCCCGATACGTTTAGAGGCAGGAAGGAAGATCAGACATGCCTTTGTGGCTTCAGAACCCGGATGGAAGATTCTTGCAGCCGATTATTCGCAAATTGAATTGCGAGTACTGGCGCACATCTCTCAAGATGAAAACTTGATGGAAGCTTTCAAAAAGGAGATGGATGTTCATACGAAAACAGCCATGGACGTTTTTCATGTTGGAGAAGACGAAGTAACATCTGAAATGAGGCGACATGCAAAGGCCGTTAACTTTGGTATTGTTTATGGAATTAGTGATTATGGATTATCTCAAAGTCTAGGAATCACAAGAAAAGAAGCAGGCGAATTTATCGCGTCTTACTTAGAAAGTTTTCCAGGTGTACAGCAATACATGAAGGATAGCGTTACAGAAGCAAAGCAAAGCGGATACGTTTCAACTCTTCTTCATAGAAGACGTTATTTACCAGAAATCAACAGCAGAAACTTTAACCTTCGCAGTTTTGCTGAGCGTACAGCTATGAACACTCCGATCCAGGGAACAGCAGCTGATATAATAAAAAAAGCGATGGTGGACATGGATCAGCGTTTAAGTAAAGAAAAACTAGAAGCGAAGATGCTTTTAACCGTTCACGATGAACTTATTTTTGAAGTACCTGAGAATGAATTACAAAAGCTAGAACAAATTGTCTGTGAGGTAATGGAACAGGCAGTTGAACTAGATGTGCCATTAAAAGTAGATGTGAACTGGGGAGATTCCTGGTTTGAAGCAAAATAA
- the mutM gene encoding DNA-formamidopyrimidine glycosylase, which yields MPELPEVENVKNTLNQFLPGKVIKDVKIHWDNIIKHPCTEEFVMKLTGQTFEKVYRRGKFLIFHLNEDSLVSHLRMEGKYGLFESDEPADKHTHVVFEFTDGTELRYRDVRKFGTMHLYPKGTEESNAPLKTLGIEPLSDSLTAALMKKLFSNRKRNIKAVLLDQTLLAGLGNIYVDEVLFQAGIHPETPANELSLHRLKKLKNAITDILSESVKHGGSSIRSYTNAMGETGGFQLKLFVYGRKNEACRVCGTEIERLVVAGRGTHICKSCQR from the coding sequence ATGCCTGAGTTACCTGAAGTAGAAAACGTCAAAAATACGCTGAATCAATTTTTGCCTGGCAAAGTAATTAAAGATGTAAAAATTCATTGGGATAATATTATCAAACATCCTTGTACGGAAGAATTTGTCATGAAGCTCACAGGTCAAACTTTTGAAAAGGTGTACAGAAGGGGTAAATTTTTAATTTTTCATCTGAATGAAGATTCTTTAGTTTCTCATCTGCGAATGGAAGGCAAATACGGTTTGTTTGAATCGGATGAACCTGCTGATAAGCACACACACGTGGTGTTTGAGTTTACCGATGGAACAGAGCTTCGATATCGTGATGTAAGAAAGTTTGGTACTATGCACTTGTATCCAAAAGGGACAGAAGAAAGTAATGCCCCGTTGAAAACGCTAGGAATAGAACCTCTATCAGATTCCTTAACAGCAGCTCTTATGAAAAAGTTATTCTCTAACAGAAAACGAAATATAAAAGCAGTACTCCTAGATCAGACGCTTTTAGCTGGATTAGGAAATATCTATGTGGATGAAGTATTGTTTCAAGCGGGCATACATCCAGAGACACCTGCGAATGAATTATCACTTCACAGGTTAAAGAAATTAAAAAACGCAATAACGGATATATTATCTGAATCCGTTAAGCATGGCGGAAGCTCCATCCGTTCTTATACGAATGCGATGGGTGAAACAGGTGGATTTCAGCTGAAATTATTTGTGTACGGCAGGAAAAATGAAGCGTGCCGGGTATGCGGGACCGAGATCGAACGGTTAGTCGTAGCCGGAAGAGGAACTCATATTTGTAAGTCTTGTCAAAGATAA
- the ytaF gene encoding sporulation membrane protein YtaF, giving the protein MVAYSFVLLALAVSLDSFGAGLTYGMKSIKIPFRSIMIIAICSAVTFLLSMVLGFALEQFISPKTGEILGGVILLGIGIYSLWQVFLPEKENIESNEKEPKNIVLFEIKSLGIVIHILKKPVMADIDKSGSITGWEAVLLGIALSLDAFGAGIGAALIDLSPFLTTFTIAVMSALFLWGGMALGLYLFNKTNWMKGLSILPGVLLIVMGLLKM; this is encoded by the coding sequence ATGGTGGCTTACTCATTTGTTTTACTGGCACTAGCCGTCAGCCTGGACAGTTTTGGAGCCGGATTAACGTATGGAATGAAATCCATTAAAATTCCTTTTCGCTCCATAATGATCATTGCAATTTGTTCAGCTGTTACCTTTTTACTTTCAATGGTGCTCGGATTTGCGTTAGAACAATTCATTTCGCCAAAAACGGGTGAGATATTGGGAGGCGTGATTCTTTTAGGAATAGGAATCTATTCTCTATGGCAGGTTTTTTTGCCAGAGAAAGAGAACATTGAGAGCAATGAAAAAGAACCTAAGAACATTGTGCTTTTTGAAATTAAGTCTCTAGGCATCGTCATACACATTCTGAAGAAACCAGTGATGGCTGATATTGATAAGTCTGGTTCCATAACAGGCTGGGAAGCTGTACTGCTAGGAATAGCATTATCGCTTGATGCGTTTGGAGCAGGAATCGGAGCCGCACTTATCGATCTTTCACCTTTTTTAACAACTTTTACGATTGCTGTAATGAGTGCGTTGTTCTTGTGGGGTGGAATGGCGTTAGGTTTATATTTATTCAATAAAACAAATTGGATGAAGGGTTTATCCATTCTGCCAGGTGTATTATTGATTGTAATGGGTTTGCTAAAAATGTAA
- the coaE gene encoding dephospho-CoA kinase (Dephospho-CoA kinase (CoaE) performs the final step in coenzyme A biosynthesis.), whose amino-acid sequence MIIGLTGGIATGKSTVSQIVRNQGIPIVDADIISREVVMPGKEAYEKIVSSFGAGILHEDKTINRAQLGEIIFNDAEKRSVLNNIVHPAVRKEMRLQADSYLKAGESLVIMDIPLLFESKLTHMVNRTWLVYAKPEIQLERLMLRDDFTEQQALSRIQSQMPIDEKKKLADIVIENNGSLTELESRVLQLLNDTKNRP is encoded by the coding sequence TTGATAATCGGATTAACAGGAGGCATCGCAACTGGGAAATCGACAGTCAGCCAGATAGTAAGGAATCAAGGAATTCCTATAGTCGACGCTGATATCATTTCCAGGGAAGTTGTTATGCCAGGAAAAGAAGCATATGAAAAAATTGTCTCTAGTTTTGGCGCAGGTATTTTGCATGAAGACAAGACGATAAATCGAGCACAATTAGGAGAAATTATTTTTAACGATGCTGAAAAAAGAAGTGTACTAAACAATATAGTACATCCTGCTGTTCGGAAAGAGATGCGGCTGCAAGCTGATTCCTACCTTAAAGCAGGCGAATCTTTAGTGATAATGGATATTCCTCTACTATTTGAGAGTAAACTTACGCACATGGTGAATCGAACCTGGCTCGTATATGCAAAACCTGAAATACAGTTAGAGCGTCTTATGTTAAGAGACGATTTTACGGAACAGCAAGCATTATCTAGAATTCAATCACAAATGCCGATCGACGAGAAAAAGAAACTAGCAGATATAGTGATTGAGAATAACGGTTCTCTTACAGAGTTGGAGAGTCGTGTTCTGCAGCTGCTAAACGATACAAAAAACAGACCTTAA